The Aeoliella mucimassa genome includes the window TCATCATCCGGTAGCTTGCCGCATTGGATTCCTCTGGTCGGCCCGCTGCGCGAGTTCTCCTAATCCACATACTTCTAACGGGAGAGAAGCCTCCTGGCTTGCCTCCCCAGCTCGTTTGCCCCAGTACCAGCCGCCATGCACCGCACCAAGTCACGTCGCACGCTTCGGGCAACCTCGTCGAAGCTCCGCATCGAGCCGCTCGAACCTCGCATCGCCCTCACGGTGGTCACGCTGCAAGCGAGCGCCGACACCTACACCCAGGCGGGAGTCGGCGCCGGCAGTGCCGAGGTGTTCGACCTGATCGACGGCAACGGCGGATTCGCCGATCGCATGGCCTACGTGCAGTTCGACCTTAGCGGGCTGTCGCTCGACTCGCTCGAGTCGGCCACCTTGTCGTTCGTCAAGCAGCCGAATCTAGCTGGTGGGCGCAGCGACTATGTCACCACCGACCGGTTCGACGTGTACGGGCTGCTCGACCTCGCTGGCAACACTCCGCAGGGTTGGAACGAAGCGACGCTGGCCGAAGGCAACCTGGGAGCCGAGTACACCAACACCAGCGGCAACGGGCTCGACACCGCGCGACTTCAGAATCTCAACCAAGAGACCGGTGCCGACGTCATCGAAAGCGTGATCAACGCCGATGGCAGCCCTTCGTCGATCACCGGGCCCGACCTGGTTGCGTTTCTACAGCAGCGGGCCGATGCCAACGGACTGGTGACCTTCATTACCTATGTTGATGCTGGCAACGTGCGCGGCTACGCGTTTGGCACCCGGGAGAATCCCAACGCAGCCGTTCGCCCAACGCTTGAGTTGGAGTTCCCCAGCGATCCGCTGCCCGATCCCTATCCCGATGAGCCCGTCGTGTTGCCGCGGCAGATGGAGAAGCTCGACCGGGGAGTCATCGCCATGCGCACCAGCAGCAGTTCGGCCTACGTCGGCTGGCGATTGCTGGGCGACGATCCGGCGGGCGTCGGCTTTAATCTCTATCGCTCTACCAACAACGGCACCGCTTACAAACTCAACGCGACTCCGATCACCAACACCACCGACTACGTCGATAACTCGGCTAGCAGTGCGTTCAGCTACACCTACTCGATCCGCCCGGTGATCGATGGGGTCGAGCAAGCAGCGAGCGAAACCTACACGCTGCTTTCGAGCACCGCGGCTCAGCAGTTTATCGAGGTGCCGATCGTCGCCCCACCCGATACCATCGTGAACGGTGAGAACTGGCACTACACGGCCAACGACGCCAGCGTGGGCGACCTCGATGGCGATGGCGACTACGAGGTGGTGCTCAAGTGGACGCCCGAAATCACCAATCCAAATCCCGATACCAATTATTTGTACGCTCCTACGGCCAACATGTATGTCGACGCGTACGACATGGATGGCACGCTGCTCTGGCGAATCGACGCGGGCCCAAACATTCGCACCATTGCCAGTTCGCTGCAGTTTATCGTGTACGATCTCGATGGCGATGGCCGCGCCGAGGTGGCCATGAACTCCGCCGATGGCACCACCTCGTACCATGCCATGAACGACGGCGGGCGGTTGAGTTTCTCCACCAACGATGTCGTGGGCGATCCGAATGCCAACTGGGTCGATCCCTCCGGCTGGATCACCACCGGGCCGGAGTACCTGACCGTGTTCGATGGTTACACCGGCGACGTGCTCGCCAGCACCAACCTGCTGCCCGCCCGCGGCACCGTAACCGACTGGGGCGACAACTACGGCCACCGCTCGACCACCCATAAATACGTGGTCGCTTACCTCGACGGGCAGCACCCGAGTCTCGTCACCGGCCGAGGCATCTATCATGGCCAGGCCCAGTATGGCACCGCCAAAACGGAACTGACCGCCTGGAACTTTGGCGACGGCCAACTGACCGACCTGTGGTCCTTCACCGCGACCGAAGGCACCGGCAACGACGTGAACGCCGACTACGTAGGGCAGGGCAATCAGGCGGTGAGTGTTGCCGACGTCGATGGCGATGGCTACGACGAAGTCATCTGGGGAGCGATGGTGGTCGATCAGGATGGCACCGGGCTGTACAGCACCGGTCGCGGGCATGGCGACGCGCTGCACGTGGCCGACATGGACCCCGACAATCCCGGCCTCGAGATCTTCGAGCCGCACGAAAGTCCCGGCGAGTACGGATTGGCCGGCGGCGACTATCGCGACGCGATGACCGGCGAACTGCTGATTGGCATCGAGACCACCGGCGACGTCGGTCGCGGGGTAGCGTTCGACATCGATCCCAATTACCCGGGCTACGAGTTCTGGACCTCGTACGTCGAGCCGGGCAACAGCGGGCCGACCATTTACAACGTGCAAGTGGGAGCCATTTACGAAGCTCCATCGAACGTGCACATGAACTTTGGCATCTGGTGGGATGCCGACCCGCTGCGTGAAACCCTCGATGGCACCACGATTTCGAAATGGCATTACGAGTGGGCGAACCCAGGCCGGCAGAACCTGGTGTCGTACGGCAACAGCGGCATCAACAACAACGCAGGGCTCAGCAGCAACAACGGCACCAAGCGTAATCCCAGTTTAACGGCCGACCTGTTTGGCGACTGGCGCGAGGAGGTCATCTGGCGGCGGGCCGATAATTCGGCGCTTGAAATCTGGTCGACGACCATTCCTTCGACCATGCGACTACCGACGCTCATGCACGACCTGCAGTACCGCGAAGCGGTCGCCTGGCAGAACGTCTATTACAATCAGCCGCCGCACCCTAGCTACTTTATTGGTGCGGGGATGGGCGAGGCGCCGACCCCGCCGCTTTTCTTCGGCGGAGAACTCTCTGGCGACTATAACCAGGATGGCGTCGTGAACCTCGGCGACTACACCGTGTGGCGCGACTGGCTCGGTAGCACTACCAACTTGGCCGCCGATGGCGATCACAACGGAGTGATCGACCAGGGAGACTACCAGGTATGGAAAGAGAACTTCGGCGCGGTCGCCCAAACGCCGCTGCTCAGCGGAGTGGCCGCGGCCTCATCGACGGAGTCCAGCAGCGAACCAGCGGTGGGGAGCCTATTGGCCGGGACTCCTACCGACAGCGCGGTGCCGGATACGACAGAGCCCACTAGCAACGCAGCGCCCGCCGACGGGCAGCCGAACATCGATGCGGCCGTGACTGGCGACACGGCCACCAGTAGTGCCAGCGGCGACTCGTCGAACAGCACCAGTGGACTGTCGCCGCTCGCGGCCAATCCTCTGGCAGTCAGTCTTGGTGAGGGTGGCAGACCAGTAAGCAGTCGATCGCATGCGTTGTCTGGTGCCCCCTCGGGTGGGGGTGTTTCTGAGACCTCCTCCGAGGTCGTTTCGCCTTCGGTTCCGCGTCAGACGCAGTCGCTTCCATTCACTTCTAGGAGTCTTGGCGCTCGCCAGACCAATGAGCAGCAGATGCGTGAGCATTTCGCACCGCAGCGTGGCCCGATCGGGGCCGATCGCCCGCTCGATTTGGCGTTTGCCGAATGGGGCGTTTCTCGCCAGTTTTAGCTGGAATTTGGCCACCCATCTGCTCTAATGATAAGTGGTCGCATGTATAGGTGTGACCCGCTGGCCGTGGTGGCTCAGCGACCACGACCGTATTGCCCCCACCCGGCCGGTGGGTGGGGCGAAATCGCCTTTGACCGAAATCTCACCAAATGTCCTTTACCCTGCAAAACAAGGTGGTTTTTAATGCTCTCGCGGTTGATCCCCGGCCGAATAAAGCCCCCACGAATCGTTTTCGGTACTTTGGGGGCATTTGCCCCTCGAAAACTATCGCAACATCCGCTGTCTGTTATGGACAAGCGGACGACCGGCGGGAATAATGATTTCTAAACTATTTTGCTTTTTATTGTGCTGCTCCCCTCATCGGCGGAACTTAGCTTGGCCGGGCGGGCAGCATCCTAGTCTTCTATCAACTGGAGGGATTTCTCCCATGCTTGGCAAGTTGACGAATCGTCTGCTGCTTGGGGTTGCTGCCTGCGTGCTGGCGACCGGATCCGTTTCGCAGAGTCTGGCCGTCGAGGCCGAAGTACACGTGCATCTCGATCGGCCATCGGTCGAACTGAGCCCGGTACTGTACGGGCTATTTTTTGAGGACATCAACTACGCAGCCGACGGCGGGCTGTATGCCGAGTTGGTGCAGAACCGCTCGTTCGAGTACTACCCGCTCAGTAACAATCGCCGGCTGCATCCGCTGAGTGCCTGGGAGCGTGTGCAACGCGACGGTGGCACCGCCAAGTTGGCCGTGGTCGACGAAGCGCCGCTGAACGACAAGAACACCCATTATGTGAACATCGCCCTCGATGGCACCGGAACCGCTGGCATCGCCAACAGCGGCTTTGCCGGCATTGTGCTCGAGAAGGATGCGAAGTACGACTTCTCGGTCTACGCCCGCAGGACCGAGGATGCCGACAAGGCGATCAACGTGCAGCTAGTGAAGGACGATGGTTCGGTACTGGCCGAAGGCTCCATCGATGCGGTTTCGGCCGAGTGGAAGAAGTACGAGCTGACGCTCACCGCCAGCGACGACGCGACCAAGGCCAAGCTAGTGGTCACCACCACCGGCGGCGGTGTGCTGTCGCTCGACATGGTTTCGCTGTTCCCGCAGGAGACGTTCAAAGGCCGCAAAAACGGCATGCGCAAAGACCTGGGCCAAGCCCTGGCCGAGTTGAATCCCAAGTTCCTCCGGTTCCCTGGCGGCTGCATCGCCCATGGCAGCGGCCTGGCCAATGCGTACCGCTGGAAAGACACTGTGGGCGACGTTGCCGAGCGGAAGCCGAACTGGAACCGCTGGGGGTATCACCAAAGTTACGGGCTCGGCTATTTCGAATACATGCAGCTGTGTGAAGACATCGGTGCGACTCCGCTGCCAGTGGTGCCAGTGGGCGTCGCCTGCGGTTTTACGCGTCCGTTCGACAAGGTGCCGATGGAAGACCTGCACATTTGGGTCGACGACGCGCTCGACCTGATTGAGTTCGCCAATGGCCCGGTAGAGAGTGAGTGGGGCAAGCTGCGAGCCGAGATGGGCCACCCCGAGCCGTTTAATCTGGAGTACGTCTGCCTGGGTAACGAAGAGCACGACACTCCCGAAGTGCGGGAGCGGTTCCCTTACTTTGTCGCGGCGATTCGTGAGCGTTATCCCGACATTAAAATCGTCGGTACCTCGGGCCTCGGCGAGGGAATCCCGCTGTACGACCTGATGACTCGCGAGCAGGTATACAGCAGCGACGAGCACTACTATATGAATCCGAACTGGTATTTGAGCAACACTCGCCGGTTCGATTCGTTCGATCGTAACAAGCCGAAGATCTTCGTCGGCGAGTACGCTTCGGAAGGCAACAGCATGTTCAATGCCATGGCCGAAGCCGCCTACTTGACCGGCATCGAACGCAATGCCGACATCGTCGACATGACCTGCTACGCCCCGCTGCTGGCCAAGTACAACTACACGCAGTGGCCCAAGGCCGACCTGATTTGGTTCGACAACACGCAAGTGGTTCGCACGCCGAACTACTACGTGCAGCAGATGTTCGCCACGAACAAAGGCGATGTTTACCTGGATAACAGTGTCGAGATGGCTCGTAACGTGGTCGATAAGCGATACGCGGGCCGAGTTGGCATTGGTACCTGGCTGACCACCATCGAGGTCGAATCGGCCAAGCTCAATGGCAAGCCGCTCAACTTCGCCGATTGGGAAGTGCTGGGAGGCGACTACGACAACACGAAGAGTGCCTACTTCCAACGCGATGTTCGTGCCGAGCCAGCGATGAGCCTCGCCCCCGAAAGTGCCGATGGCAGCAAGACCGTGTACGAAGTGCGGGCTCGCAAGACCGGCGGCGAGGAAGGTTTCTTGCTGGCGTTTGGTTACGACGATGGCCACTACTACTGGTGGAACATCGGCGGCTGGGGCAACACCCAGCATGGCATCGAAGTCCGCCAGAACGGCCAATCGACCGATCGCCTGGTCACCACCCGTGGCAGCATCGAATCGAACCGCTGGTACGACCTGAAGGTCGAACTCGATGGCGGCCGCATCCGTTGCTACATCGATGGCAAGCTGATTCACGACTTCCAAGCGATGTCGCCTGAGTTGTGCGTATCGCCGACGATGGATCGCTCGAACAGCGAAGTGATGGTGAAGCTGGTGAATCCGAGCGACGAGCCAGTCGAAACGACCGTGGTGCTGCAGGGGGGCCGCCTGGCCGACGAGGCCACGCTGACCACGATCGACGGCCCCGCCGGGGCGGTGAACACCCGCGAGTCCGAAGCGGTGCAGCCGGTCGTTACCGAGCTGAAAGCCGCTCGCACGATGAAACTAGAGCTGCCGCCGATCTCGGTGCAGGTGCTCAAGGTGAAATTGAAGTAAAGCGGCGATGCTCGTCGAACTCGGCAAGGGATGACGAGAACGACGAGCGGCAGCCGTTCGCATCGGGCGTTCGGGCATCCTCTTTCTTAGATGGGGATGCCCGAACTGCCATTTCCTGCAAAAACTAGAAGTTAACTAGGAGATCTGATCGAATAAAGCAAAAAACTGCCTGTAGAGAGCATTGCTCGTGGGGCGAATCGGCTCACTGGGGACCGAATTGCGGAGGACCGGTTGTAACGCCTGGGGGCCTGCAACTGGTGTAATTCGAACCCCCCGATGCTCAGAAAGCCGAGAATCCTGCGAATTGATTGTTGATTCGGGAGTTAGCGATCATACTGAGAGCTTCACTTCCCCGCATCATTGATTGACACTACAGGCACTCTCAGCAATGAATCTTCGCCAGTGGTATTGGCGCTATCGCCGACCCTCCCGCCGTCCCGCCCGCCCGCAACGCACC containing:
- a CDS encoding rhamnogalacturonan lyase family protein encodes the protein MHRTKSRRTLRATSSKLRIEPLEPRIALTVVTLQASADTYTQAGVGAGSAEVFDLIDGNGGFADRMAYVQFDLSGLSLDSLESATLSFVKQPNLAGGRSDYVTTDRFDVYGLLDLAGNTPQGWNEATLAEGNLGAEYTNTSGNGLDTARLQNLNQETGADVIESVINADGSPSSITGPDLVAFLQQRADANGLVTFITYVDAGNVRGYAFGTRENPNAAVRPTLELEFPSDPLPDPYPDEPVVLPRQMEKLDRGVIAMRTSSSSAYVGWRLLGDDPAGVGFNLYRSTNNGTAYKLNATPITNTTDYVDNSASSAFSYTYSIRPVIDGVEQAASETYTLLSSTAAQQFIEVPIVAPPDTIVNGENWHYTANDASVGDLDGDGDYEVVLKWTPEITNPNPDTNYLYAPTANMYVDAYDMDGTLLWRIDAGPNIRTIASSLQFIVYDLDGDGRAEVAMNSADGTTSYHAMNDGGRLSFSTNDVVGDPNANWVDPSGWITTGPEYLTVFDGYTGDVLASTNLLPARGTVTDWGDNYGHRSTTHKYVVAYLDGQHPSLVTGRGIYHGQAQYGTAKTELTAWNFGDGQLTDLWSFTATEGTGNDVNADYVGQGNQAVSVADVDGDGYDEVIWGAMVVDQDGTGLYSTGRGHGDALHVADMDPDNPGLEIFEPHESPGEYGLAGGDYRDAMTGELLIGIETTGDVGRGVAFDIDPNYPGYEFWTSYVEPGNSGPTIYNVQVGAIYEAPSNVHMNFGIWWDADPLRETLDGTTISKWHYEWANPGRQNLVSYGNSGINNNAGLSSNNGTKRNPSLTADLFGDWREEVIWRRADNSALEIWSTTIPSTMRLPTLMHDLQYREAVAWQNVYYNQPPHPSYFIGAGMGEAPTPPLFFGGELSGDYNQDGVVNLGDYTVWRDWLGSTTNLAADGDHNGVIDQGDYQVWKENFGAVAQTPLLSGVAAASSTESSSEPAVGSLLAGTPTDSAVPDTTEPTSNAAPADGQPNIDAAVTGDTATSSASGDSSNSTSGLSPLAANPLAVSLGEGGRPVSSRSHALSGAPSGGGVSETSSEVVSPSVPRQTQSLPFTSRSLGARQTNEQQMREHFAPQRGPIGADRPLDLAFAEWGVSRQF
- a CDS encoding alpha-L-arabinofuranosidase C-terminal domain-containing protein, with the protein product MLGKLTNRLLLGVAACVLATGSVSQSLAVEAEVHVHLDRPSVELSPVLYGLFFEDINYAADGGLYAELVQNRSFEYYPLSNNRRLHPLSAWERVQRDGGTAKLAVVDEAPLNDKNTHYVNIALDGTGTAGIANSGFAGIVLEKDAKYDFSVYARRTEDADKAINVQLVKDDGSVLAEGSIDAVSAEWKKYELTLTASDDATKAKLVVTTTGGGVLSLDMVSLFPQETFKGRKNGMRKDLGQALAELNPKFLRFPGGCIAHGSGLANAYRWKDTVGDVAERKPNWNRWGYHQSYGLGYFEYMQLCEDIGATPLPVVPVGVACGFTRPFDKVPMEDLHIWVDDALDLIEFANGPVESEWGKLRAEMGHPEPFNLEYVCLGNEEHDTPEVRERFPYFVAAIRERYPDIKIVGTSGLGEGIPLYDLMTREQVYSSDEHYYMNPNWYLSNTRRFDSFDRNKPKIFVGEYASEGNSMFNAMAEAAYLTGIERNADIVDMTCYAPLLAKYNYTQWPKADLIWFDNTQVVRTPNYYVQQMFATNKGDVYLDNSVEMARNVVDKRYAGRVGIGTWLTTIEVESAKLNGKPLNFADWEVLGGDYDNTKSAYFQRDVRAEPAMSLAPESADGSKTVYEVRARKTGGEEGFLLAFGYDDGHYYWWNIGGWGNTQHGIEVRQNGQSTDRLVTTRGSIESNRWYDLKVELDGGRIRCYIDGKLIHDFQAMSPELCVSPTMDRSNSEVMVKLVNPSDEPVETTVVLQGGRLADEATLTTIDGPAGAVNTRESEAVQPVVTELKAARTMKLELPPISVQVLKVKLK